A genome region from Candidatus Hydrogenedentota bacterium includes the following:
- a CDS encoding M28 family peptidase yields the protein MDRKGRTAMKVILVMGILSFVGLWSISALMKRALTPDEAQLVKVTESHSPFDMGRAWADLGRVTAFGPRPAGSEGLERLRGYLRNELAAAGFTVREQAFDAETPAGMKRMVNLVAVSEGDRDGVIVLSNHYDTKHFADFDFVGANDGGSTTAWMLEMARTLGPARRGCTVWLVWLDGEEAWEKWGPGDSLYGSRAFVRHLRETGELAGIGALVNLDMIGDAYLGIHRDPDAPRWLLNAVWGTALRQGYGRHFLDAAKRVQDDHLPFHDAGVPALELIDFSYGGSFAAHQRNWHTAADTLDKVRAESLKAVGDVLYHALPAIEAGMGRRDTETAR from the coding sequence ATGGACAGGAAAGGCCGGACAGCGATGAAGGTGATACTTGTCATGGGCATCCTGTCCTTTGTGGGCCTGTGGTCCATTTCCGCGTTGATGAAGCGCGCCCTGACGCCCGACGAGGCGCAACTGGTCAAAGTGACGGAGTCGCATTCGCCCTTTGACATGGGCCGCGCGTGGGCCGACCTGGGGCGTGTGACGGCTTTCGGGCCGCGTCCGGCGGGCTCGGAGGGGCTGGAGAGGCTGCGGGGGTATCTGCGGAACGAACTGGCCGCGGCGGGCTTCACGGTTCGCGAGCAGGCTTTCGACGCGGAGACCCCGGCGGGCATGAAGCGCATGGTGAACCTCGTTGCCGTGTCCGAAGGGGACCGGGACGGCGTGATTGTCCTGAGCAACCACTACGACACGAAGCATTTTGCGGACTTTGACTTTGTCGGCGCGAACGACGGCGGCTCGACCACGGCCTGGATGCTCGAGATGGCCCGGACCCTTGGCCCCGCGCGCCGGGGCTGCACGGTGTGGCTGGTCTGGCTGGACGGCGAGGAGGCCTGGGAGAAATGGGGTCCCGGGGACAGCCTGTACGGCAGCCGGGCCTTTGTCCGGCACCTGCGGGAGACGGGCGAACTGGCGGGCATTGGCGCGCTGGTCAATCTGGACATGATTGGCGACGCCTATCTGGGCATCCACCGCGACCCGGACGCGCCCCGGTGGCTGCTGAACGCGGTGTGGGGCACGGCGCTGCGGCAGGGTTACGGGCGTCACTTTCTGGACGCCGCAAAGCGGGTGCAGGACGACCACCTGCCGTTCCATGACGCGGGTGTCCCCGCGCTGGAGCTGATAGACTTCTCCTACGGCGGCTCCTTCGCGGCGCACCAGCGGAACTGGCACACCGCCGCGGACACTCTGGACAAGGTGCGCGCCGAGAGTTTGAAGGCCGTCGGCGATGTCCTCTATCATGCACTGCCCGCGATTGAGGCGGGCATGGGACGGCGGGACACGGAAACGGCGCGATGA
- a CDS encoding tetratricopeptide repeat protein produces MTEIWDMADHLEHHPEDHEARWKMAKRLYAAWEYDQALEHLLILEREWEPRLNVGRYLAATLYRLGRNDEALKALETALDRWPEETTLREQMTRVLEGMGEYDRAGEVWGEILERQPDHPLGKKALARIARRKKAKADTDGKRPGGMAKSPGFFATTKPCAHCGAANVEDAVACWQCGEPMGSDPFAAFDAATRQSRTVSVSPETVSLIVVAAIALMALAGVFLTLRMIGVAGGTQEEAPIRTVADLYARQIPASRILVGISMVILWPLILHLAVWAVRPARPVPGILINLTGLLMGTMAYMDSFFPYPMTALAVLMPALLSLIIIVAVFRLRVEKAVLAWALHLFLVYLMGILLFFTAEAYQLGEVFRPLKELRAVAAYTRDPARGLEPGMSQLPGSSLPWEQRVVWRSTGSEWLDRRSGATAFLVLSDTDGVQLKFQIYDASGARVFDYVNERQLTRFFEVTADTEYRIVLDGPEGQSGQVIVQGLLIPEFLE; encoded by the coding sequence ATGACCGAAATCTGGGACATGGCGGATCATCTGGAGCACCATCCGGAGGACCACGAGGCGCGCTGGAAAATGGCCAAGCGGCTGTACGCCGCCTGGGAGTACGACCAGGCGCTGGAGCACCTGCTCATCCTGGAGAGGGAATGGGAGCCCCGGCTCAATGTGGGCCGCTATCTGGCGGCGACCCTCTACCGGCTCGGCCGCAACGACGAGGCGCTCAAGGCGCTGGAGACCGCGCTGGACCGCTGGCCCGAGGAGACCACCCTGCGCGAGCAGATGACCCGCGTGCTCGAGGGCATGGGCGAATATGACAGGGCCGGCGAGGTGTGGGGGGAAATTCTGGAGCGCCAGCCGGACCATCCCCTTGGGAAGAAGGCCCTGGCCCGCATCGCGCGAAGGAAAAAGGCCAAAGCCGACACGGACGGCAAACGCCCCGGCGGCATGGCCAAGTCGCCCGGATTCTTCGCCACCACCAAGCCCTGCGCCCACTGCGGCGCGGCCAACGTCGAGGATGCCGTCGCCTGCTGGCAGTGCGGCGAGCCGATGGGCAGCGATCCGTTTGCGGCGTTTGACGCGGCCACCCGGCAAAGCCGCACCGTGTCCGTGAGCCCGGAGACGGTGAGTCTCATCGTGGTCGCGGCCATTGCGCTCATGGCGCTGGCGGGCGTGTTCCTGACCCTGCGGATGATTGGCGTGGCGGGTGGCACGCAGGAGGAGGCCCCCATACGCACCGTGGCGGACCTTTATGCCAGGCAGATACCCGCAAGCCGGATACTGGTCGGGATTTCGATGGTCATCCTCTGGCCGCTCATTCTGCATCTGGCGGTCTGGGCGGTGCGCCCCGCGCGGCCCGTGCCGGGAATTCTGATAAACCTCACGGGCCTGCTCATGGGCACCATGGCCTACATGGACTCCTTTTTCCCCTACCCGATGACCGCCCTGGCCGTGCTGATGCCGGCGCTTCTCTCCCTCATCATCATCGTGGCCGTGTTCAGGCTGCGCGTGGAGAAGGCCGTCCTTGCCTGGGCGCTGCACCTTTTTCTGGTGTATTTAATGGGCATCCTCCTCTTCTTCACCGCCGAGGCCTACCAGTTGGGCGAGGTTTTCAGGCCCCTAAAGGAACTGCGCGCCGTCGCCGCCTACACACGCGACCCCGCCCGCGGGCTTGAGCCCGGCATGAGCCAACTGCCCGGCTCCAGTCTGCCCTGGGAACAGCGGGTTGTGTGGCGCTCCACCGGCTCTGAATGGCTGGACCGGCGTTCGGGCGCCACGGCGTTCCTCGTGCTTTCCGACACGGACGGTGTCCAGTTAAAATTTCAGATATACGACGCGTCCGGCGCGCGGGTCTTTGACTATGTGAACGAGCGGCAGCTCACCCGATTTTTCGAGGTCACGGCGGACACGGAGTACCGGATAGTCCTGGACGGGCCGGAGGGGCAGTCCGGCCAGGTCATCGTGCAGGGGCTGCTCATCCCGGAATTCCTAGAATAA
- a CDS encoding GAF domain-containing protein codes for MSDIPEHGLPWLDTASRADMRRAVEALYHVHGLLGAITDLDALLASIGEESRHVARAEAASVMLYDEASDELYFQVALGESGDQEALKREIRLKTGQGIAGIAAATRAAVNVPDASKDPRIFRDADAAAGFHTRSLLAVPMIERDRLVGVLEVVNKVGEDAFSPLDEHVMAMFSSLAATAVVNARLIERQIRTERLAALGQAIAGLTHHIKNILTGLGSSTELIQMALDRNNQEMALRTWPVLKRNVQRMSNFVQDLLAFSKPRTPLCQKTELAALVREACDSVRDLFNAKELLLEGDTGDGPLYVWVDTDGIYRCLLNLIHNAAEAVPERDGRVRITARTTANGALEIEVADNGPGIPPELREKIFDPFFSTKGSKGTGLGLATSAKVVEEHGGRLELAPTASGACFRIIIPGVSGGETAEWQEF; via the coding sequence ATGAGCGACATCCCAGAGCACGGGCTTCCATGGCTGGACACGGCCTCCAGGGCGGACATGCGCCGCGCCGTGGAGGCGCTGTACCATGTCCACGGCCTGCTGGGGGCCATCACCGACCTGGACGCGCTGCTTGCCAGCATCGGGGAGGAGAGCCGCCATGTGGCACGCGCCGAGGCGGCCTCGGTGATGCTCTACGACGAGGCATCGGACGAGCTTTATTTCCAGGTGGCCCTGGGCGAGAGCGGTGACCAGGAGGCGCTCAAGCGGGAAATCCGCCTGAAGACGGGCCAGGGCATCGCGGGCATCGCCGCGGCGACCCGCGCCGCCGTGAACGTGCCCGACGCGTCGAAAGACCCCCGCATTTTCCGGGACGCCGACGCGGCGGCGGGTTTCCACACGCGCAGCCTGCTGGCCGTGCCCATGATCGAGCGGGACCGTCTGGTGGGCGTGCTCGAGGTGGTGAACAAGGTGGGCGAGGACGCCTTCTCGCCCCTGGACGAGCATGTCATGGCCATGTTCTCCAGCCTCGCCGCGACGGCGGTGGTGAACGCGCGCCTCATCGAGCGTCAAATCCGCACAGAGCGGCTTGCGGCCCTCGGGCAGGCCATTGCGGGGCTGACGCACCACATCAAGAACATCCTCACCGGCCTGGGCAGCAGCACCGAGCTCATCCAGATGGCGCTGGACCGGAACAACCAGGAGATGGCCCTGCGCACCTGGCCGGTGCTCAAGCGCAACGTGCAGCGCATGTCGAACTTTGTCCAGGACCTGCTGGCCTTCTCCAAGCCGCGCACGCCCCTGTGCCAGAAAACGGAATTGGCGGCGCTGGTCCGCGAGGCCTGCGACTCCGTGCGGGACCTGTTCAACGCCAAAGAGCTGCTGCTTGAGGGGGACACCGGCGACGGGCCGCTTTATGTGTGGGTGGACACCGACGGCATTTACCGCTGCCTGCTTAATTTGATCCATAATGCGGCGGAGGCGGTCCCGGAGCGGGACGGACGGGTGCGGATAACGGCGCGGACCACCGCGAACGGCGCACTGGAAATCGAGGTGGCCGACAACGGTCCGGGCATTCCGCCCGAACTGCGTGAAAAGATTTTCGACCCCTTTTTCTCCACAAAGGGCTCCAAGGGCACCGGCCTCGGACTCGCCACCTCGGCGAAGGTCGTCGAGGAGCACGGCGGCAGGCTGGAACTTGCCCCCACGGCTTCCGGTGCCTGTTTTAGGATAATCATTCCCGGTGTGTCCGGGGGTGAAACGGCGGAATGGCAGGAGTTTTAA
- a CDS encoding threonine synthase, whose protein sequence is MRNNGIIERYRTHMPVSDDTCIISLNEGSTPLVPARALSAAIHPKLEIHLKYEGLNPTGSFKDRGMTMAITKAVEEKYEVVMCASTGNTSASAAAYAARAGIQCAVLIPEGKIAFGKLSQAMVHGAKVIQIKGNFDDALNLVRSICENFPVALVNSVNPYRIEGQKSGAFEILDDFDGVAPDYQAMPVGNAGNITAYWKGYKEYHAFGKSDSLPKMLGFQAAGSAPIVLGHPVDKPQTYATAIRIGNPASWATAVAARDESGGVIDMVTDDEIRAAYAMLARTEGVFCEPASASSVAGLVKLAGQGFFDSVKPRTGERVRVVCILTGHGLKDPDSAIASAQEPFTVEAREEAILEILGYTAPALV, encoded by the coding sequence ATGCGCAACAACGGAATCATCGAACGCTACCGCACCCACATGCCCGTGTCGGACGACACCTGCATCATCTCCCTGAACGAGGGGTCCACGCCCCTGGTGCCCGCCCGCGCGCTGAGCGCGGCGATCCACCCGAAACTGGAGATACACCTCAAGTACGAGGGGCTCAACCCGACGGGTTCCTTCAAGGACCGGGGCATGACCATGGCCATCACCAAGGCGGTCGAGGAGAAGTACGAGGTGGTCATGTGCGCCTCCACGGGCAACACCTCGGCCTCGGCGGCGGCCTACGCCGCCCGCGCGGGCATCCAGTGCGCCGTGCTCATCCCCGAGGGGAAGATCGCCTTCGGAAAACTGTCCCAGGCCATGGTGCACGGCGCGAAGGTCATCCAGATCAAGGGGAACTTTGACGACGCCCTGAACCTGGTCCGGAGCATCTGCGAGAATTTCCCCGTGGCCCTGGTGAACTCCGTGAACCCCTACCGCATCGAGGGGCAGAAGAGCGGCGCCTTCGAGATTTTGGACGACTTCGACGGGGTCGCCCCGGACTACCAGGCCATGCCCGTGGGCAATGCGGGCAACATCACGGCCTACTGGAAGGGCTACAAGGAATACCACGCCTTCGGCAAGAGCGACAGCCTGCCCAAAATGCTGGGATTCCAGGCGGCCGGCTCCGCGCCCATCGTGCTCGGGCATCCCGTGGACAAGCCCCAGACCTACGCCACGGCCATCCGCATCGGCAACCCCGCGAGCTGGGCCACCGCCGTCGCCGCGCGCGACGAGTCCGGCGGCGTCATTGACATGGTCACGGACGACGAAATACGCGCCGCCTACGCCATGCTCGCCCGGACCGAGGGGGTCTTCTGCGAGCCCGCCAGCGCCTCCAGCGTGGCGGGACTCGTCAAACTGGCGGGCCAGGGATTCTTCGACAGCGTGAAGCCACGCACCGGCGAGCGCGTCCGAGTGGTCTGCATCCTCACCGGCCACGGGCTCAAAGACCCCGACAGCGCCATCGCCTCCGCCCAGGAGCCCTTCACCGTCGAGGCCCGCGAGGAGGCCATCCTCGAAATCCTCGGCTACACGGCCCCGGCATTGGTCTGA